The Aspergillus chevalieri M1 DNA, chromosome 5, nearly complete sequence genome includes a region encoding these proteins:
- the MRS2 gene encoding CorA family magnesium transporter (COG:P;~EggNog:ENOG410PFS4;~InterPro:IPR002523,IPR039204;~PFAM:PF01544;~TransMembrane:2 (i427-445o457-478i);~go_component: GO:0016020 - membrane [Evidence IEA];~go_function: GO:0046873 - metal ion transmembrane transporter activity [Evidence IEA];~go_process: GO:0030001 - metal ion transport [Evidence IEA];~go_process: GO:0055085 - transmembrane transport [Evidence IEA]): MLSPSPLKPSAPSASLLRFLRSQSDYFTANPSTCLRSTTCSKGRPSGALSLRRISNWTGLDPAPCRATVEANLFAIPNLSTKKNTPPRGRCALGKEEPVQLSLSPLNPFPSRTASTKSRPLLRRLFDLRRSKESDAKSKASRTGPALIDDGTESNFNIGRGLVSKATNELRLRCTEFDINGNVTLVNGEFRKSELIAKYGLLPRDLRKIDSSTLPHILVRPSAILINLLHLRVLIKADRVLVFDAYGSTDSYMQSLFVYDLEGKLRQKQAQSAGALPYEFRALEAVLISVTAGLEEEFNGVRDPVVRVLRALEEDIDRDKLRHLLIYSKRLGTFEQKARLVRDAIDDLLEADDDLTAMYLTERSQGTQRTDDDHQEVEMLLESYHKVCDEIVQASGNLVTGIRNTEEVVKAILDANRNSLMLLDLKFSIGTLGLATGTLYAGLYGMNLKNFIEESDYGFGGVSVTCFAITAVVCVYGLHKLRKLQRVRMWGESGAGGAPIAPLASNVGHRSNWRADSIEPVWGSYPGEGRVERIKRLKEGAAATAAKSAASDATATKASDLMNKMEYTRRVRKDASAQGSAEHYPSRGSDHKDSSS; this comes from the exons ATGCTGTCTCCCTCGCCGTTGAAGCCCTCCGCTCCATCAGCGTCACTCCTCCGATTTCTGCGCTCTCAATCCGATTATTTCACAGCCAATCCGTCAACATGCCTCCGTTCTACAACATGTTCCAAAGGGCGACCATCGGGCGCCCTGTCGCTCCGGAGAATATCAAATTGGACAGGCCTTGATCCTGCGCCATGCAGGGCAACAGTCGAAGCGAACCTTTTCGCCATCCCGAACCTCTCAACCAAAAAAAATACTCCTCCGCGGGGTCGATGCGCACTCGGCAAAGAAGAACCTGTCCAACTATCACTTTCGCCTCTTAACCCTTTTCCTTCACGAACTGCGTCGACCAAGAGCCGTCCGCTACTGCGCAGGCTTTTCGATCTGAGGCGGAGCAAAGAATCGGACGCCAAATCTAAGGCTAGTCGCACTGGGCCTGCGCTGATTGATGACGGAACAGAATCGAATTTCAACATTGGGCGCGGATTAGTATCAAAGGCGACAAATGAATTGCGATTGCGATGCACCGAGTTTGATATAAACGGGAATGTCACGCTTGTCAACGGGGAGTTCAGAAAGAGCGAACTGATTGCGAAG TACGGTCTACTTCCCCGAGATCTTCGCAAAATCGATTCCTCAACCTTGCCGCACATCCTTGTTCGGCCGAGCGCTATCCTTATTAACCTCTTGCATCTTCGAGTTCTAATAAAAGCTGACCGGGTTCTTGTGTTTGACGCCTACGGATCGACAGACTCTTACATGCAATCGTTGTTCGTGTACGATTTGGAGGGAAAGCTTCGACAGAAGCAGGCCCAAAGCGCCGGTGCCCTACCCTACGAGTTCCGCGCTCTGGAAGCGGTATTGATCAGCGTTACCGCCGGGTTGGAAGAAGAGTTCAACGGTGTTAGAGATCCGGTTGTGCGCGTTCTTCGAGCCTTGGAAGAGGATATTGATCGGGACAAGCTGCGACACCTTCTGATCTATTCCAAGAGGCTTGGTACTTTCGAGCAGAAAGCAAGACTGGTCCGAGATGCAATTGATGATCTTCTGGAGGCAGACGATGATTTGACTGCCATGTATTTGACTGAAAGATCCCAGGGGACGCAGCGAACAGACGATGATCACCAAGAAGTTGAGATGTTGCTCGAGTCATACCACAAGGTCTGTGATGAAATTGTCCAGGCTAGCGGCAACTTGGTGACTGGTATCCGGAACACTGAGGAAGT TGTCAAAGCGATTCTCGACGCAAACCGCAACTCTCTCATGCTTCTCGATCTCAAGTTCAGCATTGGTACCCTCGGTCTGGCCACCGGAACACTCTACGCCGGTCTCTATGGAATGAACTTGAAGAACTTTATCGAAGAGTCTGACTACGGTTTTGGCGGTGTCTCTGTCACCTGCTTCGCGATCACCGCAGTCGTCTGCGTTTACGGACTCCACAAGCTCCGCAAACTCCAACGCGTCCGGATGTGGGGTGAATCCGGCGCTGGGGGAGCCCCTATCGCACCCCTCGCCAGCAATGTCGGCCACAGGTCCAACTGGCGGGCAGATTCGATTGAACCTGTCTGGGGCAGTTACCCCGGTGAAGGACGGGTTGAGAGGATCAAGCGTCTTAAGGAAGGCGCTGCTGCGACAGCTGCTAAATCAGCTGCGTCCGATGCGACAGCAACCAAGGCATCTGATCTCATGAATAAGATGGAATACACGAGACGTGTTCGCAAAGATGCCTCGGCGCAGGGGTCGGCAGAGCATTATCCCTCTCGTGGCAGCGATCACAAAGATTCCTCTTCTTGA
- the trm44 gene encoding tRNA (uracil) methyltransferase (BUSCO:EOG092614DJ;~COG:S;~EggNog:ENOG410PIV3;~InterPro:IPR011671;~PFAM:PF07757;~go_function: GO:0008168 - methyltransferase activity [Evidence IEA]): MVRVKQAPRDQSKLTGKPLSETLEPSPLHIFKGIEEEKWSTSPDLLEGNLLFTPKVIDNLTLYLLANPNRMSSHLFRADILHDSLGVLRTPAERERLFADSTGKVALSGDADVADEDDVQPIPARDIAGFELSRTVVRRLIPRKPQLDRPLEQTCHFYGSVYGGYRRLLVVYSPHIASKEELPFYHPLLQSWALLYDYYKPRATSSEEEEGGAGQLSLHFMLYPDEPIQNRLERTLHALLNTQIRLARGSDISTMMPEGGNYKPTKDNVLPRHLVQDTYSRLKQKYASWLCQNWVEDTQPSKHVFEDLSISAFLIELWRSMYGVVPAEERGKDGHDRNFPGFVDVACGNGVLVYVLLIEGYQGWGFDARCRKTWKIFPETVQERLSEEVYIPKPFADILNGPGASTDALDVGAKTHSGIFPKDTFIMSNHADELTVWTPLMAALANPESPLPFMAIPCCSHALSGARYRYPPPKDGKFDEEEENKAHEAEQNPQPATGDLKALRAAKLDAQTDAGANKSMYGCLTAKTMSVAEEIGYDVEKTMLRIPSTRNMAVIGGRQRVTSEWNSKKNKSAVQTGHPDTNVDADSGDEILTLIEEVVRRECAREGGVQEAAKIWKERAKGIHSGRGQSQRH, encoded by the coding sequence ATGGTCCGAGTCAAACAAGCCCCCCGCGACCAATCCAAACTCACCGGGAAGCCACTTTCAGAGACCCTTGAGCCCTCACCTCTCCACATCTTTAAgggcattgaagaagaaaaatggagCACCTCGCCAGATCTGCTAGAGGGCAATCTGTTATTCACGCCAAAGGTGATCGATAACCTAACGCTGTACCTGCTGGCGAATCCGAACCGGATGTCGAGCCATTTGTTCCGGGCTGATATCCTTCATGATAGCTTGGGTGTTTTGAGGACGCCTgcagagagggagagattgtTTGCTGATTCTACTGGCAAGGTTGCTTTATCGGGAGACGCTGATGTTGCTGATGAAGACGACGTGCAGCCGATTCCTGCGAGAGACATTGCGGGATTCGAGCTGAGTCGGACGGTGGTTAGGAGGCTGATTCCTAGGAAACCACAATTGGATCGGCCCTTGGAGCAGACTTGTCATTTTTACGGGTCAGTTTATGGTGGCTATCGACGTCTGCTTGTTGTTTATTCGCCGCATATAGCGTCCAAGGAGGAGCTGCCTTTTTATCATCCGCTTCTGCAGTCCTGGGCATTGTTGTATGATTACTACAAGCCCAGAGCTACGTCttcggaagaggaggagggtggGGCAGGACAGTTGTCGTTGCATTTTATGCTTTACCCCGATGAGCCGATTCAAAACCGTCTCGAGCGCACACTGCATGCACTGCTCAACACCCAGATTCGACTGGCTCGGGGCTCAGATATCTCTACCATGATGCCTGAAGGTGGTAACTACAAGCCAACCAAGGATAATGTGCTCCCGCGACATCTGGTTCAGGACACATACTCGCGGTTGAAGCAGAAGTATGCCTCGTGGCTGTGTCAGAACTGGGTAGAGGATACACAGCCTTCAAAGCATGTTTTTGAGGATTTATCGATCAGTGCATTTCTCATTGAGCTATGGAGGAGTATGTACGGCGTGGTTCCTGCGGAGGAGAGAGGAAAGGACGGCCACGATCGAAACTTCCCAGGCTTTGTGGACGTTGCGTGTGGGAACGGCGTGCTTGTCTACGTGCTCTTAATCGAAGGCTACCAGGGTTGGGGCTTTGATGCTCGTTGCCGAAAGACATGGAAAATCTTCCCGGAGACGGTGCAAGAGCGGCTAAGCGAGGAGGTCTATATCCCAAAGCCTTTTGCGGATATTCTCAATGGTCCGGGAGCAAGCACGGACGCGCTTGATGTGGGTGCAAAGACACACTCCGGCATTTTCCCGAAAGATACCTTCATCATGTCCAACCATGCCGATGAACTTACCGTCTGGACTCCGTTGATGGCTGCTCTTGCTAATCCAGAATCACCACTGCCATTTATGGCGATTCCATGCTGCTCACACGCACTATCTGGTGCGCGTTATCGCTATCCTCCGCCAAAGGACGGAAAgtttgatgaagaggaggaaaacAAGGCACATGAAGCCGAGCAAAACCCACAGCCGGCCACCGGAGACCTAAAAGCGCTTCGGGCCGCCAAGCTCGATGCTCAGACCGATGCCGGAGCAAACAAGTCAATGTACGGCTGTCTTACTGCAAAGACTATGAGTGTTGCCGAAGAGATCGGGTACGACGTGGAAAAGACCATGCTGCGGATCCCGAGTACGAGGAACATGGCCGTCATTGGAGGCCGGCAACGAGTAACTTCAGAGTGGAACAGTAAGAAGAACAAGTCTGCCGTGCAAACCGGCCATCCCGATACGAACGTGGATGCAGACTCCGGGGATGAGATTCTCACACTGATTGAGGAAGTTGTCCGGCGGGAATGTGCCCGAGAAGGAGGCGTGCAAGAAGCGGCCAAGATTTGGAAGGAGCGGGCTAAGGGCATCCACAGCGGCCGGGGACAGAGTCAACGGCATTGA
- a CDS encoding histidine phosphatase family protein (COG:G;~EggNog:ENOG410QEDC;~InterPro:IPR013078,IPR029033;~PFAM:PF00300) yields MPAPRCFIIRHGETEWSLNGRHTGISDLPLTANGEKRVAATGKALVGDDRLIVPKKLSHVYVSPRTRAQRTLELLEIGCKERLPWKESRKAEEDEPIRTEAKVVITEAVREWDYGDYEGFTSKQIKEQRAKNGEEPWDIWKQGCPGGETPEDVVRRLDAVIADIRENHHRKCFEDPNASGDVLIVAHGHILRAFAMRWTGKPLAETSLILEAGGVGTLSYEHHNIDEPAIILGGGFVVD; encoded by the exons atgCCAGCCCCTCGCTGCTTCATCATCCGCCACGGCGAAACCGAATGGTCCCTCAATGGCCGACACACGGGCATCAGTGACCTCCCGCTCACAGCCAATGGTGAGAAACGTGTCGCGGCAACTGGCAAGGCTCTCGTTGGTGATGACAGGTTGATTGTGCCAAAGAAGTTATCTCATGT TTACGTCTCCCCCCGCACCCGTGCACAACGAACACTCGAATTACTAGAGATTGGATGCAAAGAGAGACTCCCTTGGAAAGAGAGCCGGAAGGCCGAGGAAGACGAACCGATTCGGACAGAAGCCAAGGTGGTCATCACTGAGGCCGTTCGCGAATGGGACTATGGTGATTACGAAGGTTTCACGAGCAAACAGATCAAGGAGCAGCGGGCGAAGAATGGGGAGGAGCCGTGGGATATTTGGAAGCAGGGATGTCCCGGTGGAGA AACCCCCGAAGACGTCGTCCGTCGTCTCGACGCAGTCATCGCAGACATCAGAGAAAACCACCACCGCAAATGTTTCGAAGACCCCAATGCCTCCGGAGACGTCCTTATCGTCGCACATGGCCATATCCTCCGCGCCTTTGCCATGCGCTGGACCGGGAAGCCATTGGCTGAGACATCGCTCATTCTGGAAGCCGGTGGTGTTGGTACTCTTAG TTACGAGCATCATAACATCGACGAGCCGGCGATTATTCTCGGAGGAGGGTTCGTGGTAGACTAA
- a CDS encoding DASH complex subunit HSK3 family protein (COG:S;~EggNog:ENOG410PSIN;~InterPro:IPR042332,IPR013183;~PFAM:PF08227;~go_process: GO:0008608 - attachment of spindle microtubules to kinetochore [Evidence IEA]), whose translation MPSHYHNPSQASFRPSILPTSTSASASTSASSTSTTKSRQYTHLHSQLAQLNAHLADTENLLRMTAVQAEDMRFLGGYVGGLFMGSAKVLGEEGVFKEESQGEGERRIKEESES comes from the coding sequence ATGCCTTCGCACTACCACAACCCCTCCCAAGCTTCCTTCCGTCCCTCCATCCTCCCCACCTCAACCTCCGCCTCAGCATCCACCAGTGCCTCGTCTACATCAACGACCAAATCGCGCCAATACACCCACCTCCACTCGCAATTGGCACAACTAAATGCGCACCTCGCAGATACGGAGAATCTGTTGCGAATGACGGCGGTACAGGCGGAGGACATGCGGTTTTTGGGCGGGTATGTTGGGGGGTTGTTTATGGGGTCTGCCAAGGTgctgggggaggagggggtttTTAAGGAGGAGAGTCAAGGGGAGGGCGAGAGGCGGATTAAGGAGGAGTCCGAGTCGTGA
- a CDS encoding ketopantoate reductase family protein (COG:S;~EggNog:ENOG410PJ3K;~InterPro:IPR013752,IPR013332,IPR008927,IPR013328;~PFAM:PF02558,PF08546;~go_function: GO:0016491 - oxidoreductase activity [Evidence IEA];~go_process: GO:0055114 - oxidation-reduction process [Evidence IEA]) codes for MAPSPRLRILSVGSNAISAFISWRLQATTSCDVTLVWKSNFDPVSQYGVSFKSKAFGNERFKPRHVVRAPEEASSRENAYDYVILCVKALPDVYDLAAVIESVVTPQHTCILVNTTNSIGVESHLEQRFPTNVILSLVSGVEISQIGASEFEHLSSSKIWVGATSKQSNIPSSIQNDMASALAMTLSSGGVDCKVSDNIRQEQFERMIGPIAFQPASVLFETSNYAQLLEKVGVRQLISGIIDELLDLARAHGCEFPADFCQSTIDKMTAVEAPSTMYQDFQARRPMEVETFLGSPIKLAMESDIKVPRIEALYAMLHHINAANTSKPPTKNSPPPVATPGPPPRMSSAPPPQRGPMNGPMRPGPARTASGIMMPPPRRGMMRPPGAHPPPQAPPAGRIPRDTSVEGLEEFSHLVLYDDAEGGALPQPMQNGDMSAGPPPSASAAELALRERELALRQRELQVREQEMSMRRGGGGGGRRRGPSRPALDEEDEDDYFDPMDTLGIPQVDPDSVDMMSLTSRKNRRMPSASQFRKNPELSLNNSSNSRPASSFSRYFGGGRKRASERIMQEIPGLHDSLFDNPMMSYSSNRYGAVDRNQMQADSRANSMTTSRMGDFPPHPYPTSRRNSHSPATPQGGPPGPGPRMGRPMTAQDPQNLGPPGHSHGGNPSPPVVRAPVPKHPPGHGNAVGPQQVEQHYGVSNNQFPAKRAPKHRSLTGSASASAKSGDSAASANLESENSAHSSQISLGAQQATTPVR; via the exons ATGGCTCCTTCGCCGCGGCTGCGCATCTTATCAG TCGGTAGCAATGCTATCTCGGCCTTCATCTCCTGGAGATTGCAAGCGACCACCTCTTGCGATGTGACCCTTGTCTGGAAATCCAACTTCGACCCCGTATCGCAATATGGCGTTTCATTCAA ATCGAAAGCATTCGGGAATGAGCGCTTTAAACCTCGTCATG TCGTCCGTGCCCCAGAAGAAGCATCTTCCCGAGAAAATGCGTACGACTATGTCATTCTGTGCGTCAAGGCCTTGCCTGACGTGTACGACCTGGCCGCCGTCATCGAGTCGGTCGTCACTCCTCAACACACCTGCATCCTCGTGAACACCACAAACTCCATTGGTGTCGAGTCCCATCTCGAGCAGCGCTTCCCAACAAACGTGATCTTGTCGCTCGTTTCCGGCGTTGAGATCTCGCAAATCGGTGCCAGCGAGTTTGAACACCTCAGCAGCTCCAAAATCTGGGTCGGTGCAACCAGCAAACAATCCAACATTCCCTCATCGATACAGAATGATATGGCGTCCGCATTGGCCATGACATTGTCTTCAGGTGGGGTGGACTGCAAGGTCTCGGATAATATCAGGCAAGAGCAGTTTGAACGCATGATTGG TCCAATTGCTTTCCAACCTGCAAGCGTTCTTTTTGAAACCTCCAATTACGCGCAATTGCTCGAAAAAGTCGGTGTTCGCCAATTAATTTCAGGCATAATTGACGAGCTGCTTGATCTTGCCCGAGCCCATGGCTGCGAGTTCCCGGCTGATTTCTGTCAGTCCACTATTGACAAGATGACTGCAGTCGAAGCGCCCAGCACCATGTACCAGGACTTCCAAGCGCGGCGCCCCATGGAAGTTGAGACGTTCTTGGGTTCCCCCATTAAGCTGGCTATGGAGTCGGATATCAAGGTGCCTCGTATTGAAGCTCTCTACGCCATGCTTCACCACATCAACGCGGCCAACACGAGTAAACCGCCGACGAAGAACTCGCCGCCACCTGTGGCTACGCCGGGGCCACCTCCACGCATGTCGTCCGCTCCGCCGCCGCAGAGAGGACCGATGAATGGTCCTATGCGCCCAGGCCCTGCCCGAACCGCTTCTGGTATAATGATGCCACCTCCTAGGCGAGGTATGATGAGACCACCAGGTGCCCATCCTCCGCCTCAGGCACCTCCTGCTGGCCGAATTCCCCGTGACACGTCGGTGGAAGGCCTAGAGGAGTTCAGTCACCTGGTTCTGTACGATGATGCTGAAGGCGGCGCGTTACCACAACCCATGCAGAATGGCGACATGTCTGCTGGTCCTCCACCCTCTGCTTCCGCAGCGGAACTGGCCCTGCGGGAACGCGAACTGGCACTTCGCCAGCGTGAGCTGCAGGTCCGAGAACAGGAGATGAGCATGCgccgtggtggtggtggtggtggccgtAGACGGGGACCGTCTCGGCCCGCTCttgacgaggaggacgaggatgactATTTCGACCCCATGGATACTCTTGGCATTCCCCAGGTCGATCCCGACAGTGTCGATATGATGAGCCTGACTTCACGGAAGAATCGCAGAATGCCGTCTGCAAGCCAGTTCCGCAAGAACCCGGAGTTGAGTCttaacaacagcagcaacagcagaccTGCTTCCTCATTTAGCCGGTATTTTGGTGGCGGTCGGAAGCGCGCGAGCGAACGCATCATGCAGGAAATCCCTGGCCTGCATGACTCCCTTTTCGATAACCCCATGATGAGCTACTCGTCCAACAGGTATGGTGCCGTCGACCGGAATCAGATGCAGGCGGATTCGCGTGCCAATTCTATGACGACCAGTCGAATGGGCGATTTCCCCCCGCACCCGTATCCCACAAGTCGCCGCAACAGCCATTCCCCCGCTACACCTCAGGGTGGtccccccgggcccgggcccCGGATGGGCCGACCGATGACCGCTCAAGATCCACAGAACCTCGGCCCTCCTGGTCATTCCCACGGCGGTAATCCCTCTCCTCCCGTCGTGCGAGCACCGGTTCCCAAGCATCCTCCGGGGCATGGTAACGCGGTAGGACCGCAGCAAGTTGAGCAACATTATGGGGTGAGCAACAACCAATTTCCCGCCAAGCGTGCTCCAAAACATAGAAGTCTGACCGGAAGTGCGAGCGCCAGCGCGAAGAGTGGTGATAGTGCGGCCAGTGCGAACCTGGAGTCCGAGAACTCGGCCCACAGCAGCCAGATCAGCCTTGGTGCTCAGCAAGCCACGACGCCGGTGCGATAG